One Azospirillum sp. B510 genomic window carries:
- a CDS encoding RSP_7527 family protein: protein MNTQFNEVRDLRSHDEIMQAARQMRANHLRQLFGKLRAKLSGASTGRGGALPSAR from the coding sequence ATGAACACGCAATTCAACGAAGTCCGCGACCTCCGCAGCCATGACGAGATCATGCAGGCCGCCCGCCAGATGCGCGCCAACCATCTGCGCCAGCTGTTCGGCAAGCTGCGCGCCAAGCTGTCCGGGGCCAGCACCGGCCGTGGCGGCGCACTGCCAAGCGCTCGCTGA
- a CDS encoding DUF983 domain-containing protein, whose amino-acid sequence MIAGTEAAPSKFLASVRGLIGCCPNCGRGRLLRNFLKPVDRCSVCGEAYGHLRADDAPPWMTILIVGHIVIPALLAVEQTYEPPTWVHLTVWPVLTLVLTLILLPRCKGLVLGLLWSTGAQGSERD is encoded by the coding sequence ATGATCGCAGGAACCGAAGCGGCGCCGTCGAAGTTTCTCGCCTCCGTCCGCGGCCTGATCGGCTGCTGCCCCAATTGCGGGCGCGGCCGGCTGCTGCGGAACTTTCTGAAGCCGGTCGACCGGTGTTCGGTCTGCGGGGAGGCCTACGGCCATCTTCGCGCCGACGATGCGCCGCCCTGGATGACGATCCTGATCGTCGGCCACATCGTCATTCCCGCCCTGCTGGCGGTCGAACAGACCTACGAGCCGCCGACCTGGGTGCATCTGACGGTGTGGCCCGTGCTGACGCTGGTGCTGACGCTGATTCTGCTGCCGCGTTGCAAGGGGCTGGTGCTGGGGCTGCTGTGGAGCACCGGTGCCCAGGGGTCGGAGCGCGATTAG
- a CDS encoding ABC transporter substrate-binding protein produces the protein MSFTRLLCAAVALAAFAAPIAAPVPALAQSKTVAITAIVQHPALDATRDGVVEALKEAGYVQGQTLKVEYQSAQGNPATAAQIARQFAGSRPDVIVPISTPSAQAVAAATRDIPVVFTAVTDPVSAQMVKSMDKPGANITGLSDMAPVAEHVALIREILPQAKRIGVLYNPGEPNSVVLVKALKDEAAKSGLGVVEASVPKSSDAQPAVRSLVGKADAVYIPLDNTVVSALESVIAVGQQAKLPVFSADTDSVARGAVASIGFDYFQVGKQTGAIVARVLKGEKPGDIPVTLAKGTDLFVNPKSAAAMGVTLPDAVVKRATKVVGQ, from the coding sequence ATGTCCTTCACCCGCCTGTTGTGCGCCGCGGTGGCGCTCGCCGCCTTCGCCGCTCCGATCGCCGCGCCGGTTCCGGCGTTGGCGCAGAGCAAGACCGTCGCCATCACCGCCATCGTCCAGCACCCCGCCCTCGACGCGACCCGCGACGGCGTGGTCGAGGCGCTGAAGGAGGCGGGCTATGTCCAGGGCCAGACCCTGAAGGTCGAATACCAGAGCGCCCAGGGCAACCCGGCCACCGCCGCCCAGATCGCCCGCCAGTTCGCCGGCTCCCGTCCCGACGTGATCGTGCCGATCTCCACCCCCTCGGCCCAGGCGGTGGCGGCGGCGACCCGCGACATCCCGGTCGTCTTCACCGCGGTGACCGATCCGGTCTCGGCCCAGATGGTGAAGTCGATGGACAAGCCCGGCGCCAACATCACCGGCCTGTCGGACATGGCCCCGGTGGCCGAGCATGTCGCGCTGATCCGCGAGATCCTGCCGCAGGCCAAGCGCATCGGCGTGCTCTACAACCCCGGTGAACCGAACTCCGTCGTTCTGGTCAAGGCGCTGAAGGACGAGGCGGCCAAGTCCGGTCTCGGTGTCGTCGAGGCCTCCGTGCCCAAATCCTCCGATGCCCAGCCGGCGGTGCGCAGCCTCGTCGGCAAGGCTGACGCCGTCTATATCCCGCTCGACAACACCGTCGTCTCGGCGCTGGAAAGCGTGATCGCGGTCGGCCAGCAGGCCAAGCTGCCGGTCTTCTCCGCCGATACCGACAGTGTCGCCCGCGGCGCGGTCGCCTCCATCGGCTTCGATTATTTCCAGGTCGGCAAGCAGACCGGCGCCATCGTCGCCCGCGTGCTGAAGGGCGAGAAGCCCGGCGACATCCCGGTCACGCTCGCCAAGGGCACCGACCTGTTCGTCAACCCGAAATCCGCCGCCGCCATGGGCGTCACCCTGCCCGACGCGGTGGTGAAACGCGCGACCAAGGTCGTGGGGCAGTAA
- a CDS encoding ABC transporter permease, which produces MTEIALFGAIEIGLVYALVAIGVYLSFRILDFPDLTVDGSFPLGAAVCAVLLITGVNPWLASLAAALAGAAAGLVTATLNVRFKILHLLASILTMIALFSVNLRVMGRPNVALLMQDTVLTPFYGLGVPDHIVRPLVVGAIVAVVVLLLARFLASEFGLAMRATGVNARMARAQGVDTDAHVYAGIALSNGLTGLAGALFAQTNGFADVTTGIGTIVVGLAAVIVGETVLPARALALALVGCVAGSILYRLAVQLALSADAIGLQASDLNLVTAVLVAVALILPRLKAKASRTTRAAR; this is translated from the coding sequence ATGACCGAAATCGCCCTGTTCGGCGCCATCGAGATCGGCCTCGTCTATGCGCTGGTCGCCATCGGCGTCTATCTGTCCTTCCGCATCCTCGACTTCCCCGACCTGACGGTGGATGGAAGCTTTCCCCTGGGGGCGGCCGTCTGCGCGGTGCTTCTGATCACCGGGGTCAATCCATGGCTCGCCAGCCTCGCCGCAGCTCTGGCCGGCGCGGCGGCCGGGCTGGTGACGGCGACGCTGAACGTGCGCTTCAAGATCCTGCATCTGCTTGCCAGCATCCTGACGATGATCGCCCTGTTCTCGGTCAATCTGCGGGTGATGGGGCGGCCGAACGTGGCGCTGCTGATGCAGGACACCGTCCTGACGCCCTTCTACGGGCTGGGCGTGCCCGACCACATCGTCCGGCCGCTGGTGGTCGGCGCCATCGTCGCCGTGGTCGTCCTGCTGCTCGCCCGCTTCCTCGCCAGCGAGTTCGGGCTGGCGATGCGGGCGACCGGTGTCAACGCGCGGATGGCGCGGGCGCAGGGCGTCGACACCGACGCCCATGTCTATGCCGGCATCGCCCTGTCGAACGGTCTGACCGGTCTGGCCGGCGCCCTGTTCGCCCAGACCAACGGCTTCGCCGACGTCACCACCGGCATCGGCACCATCGTCGTCGGGCTGGCCGCGGTGATCGTCGGCGAGACGGTGCTGCCCGCCCGCGCGCTGGCGCTGGCGCTGGTTGGCTGCGTCGCCGGGTCGATCCTCTACCGCCTCGCGGTGCAGCTGGCGCTGTCGGCCGACGCCATCGGCCTGCAGGCGTCCGACCTCAATCTGGTGACGGCCGTCCTGGTCGCCGTCGCCCTGATCCTGCCACGCCTGAAGGCGAAGGCCAGCCGCACCACAAGAGCCGCCCGATGA
- a CDS encoding ABC transporter ATP-binding protein, giving the protein MIVVENIHVTFGRGTPLEKHALRGVDLTIPEGQFVTVIGSNGAGKSTFLGSLAGDVLAERGRIAIDGTDVTRWDTPRRAGLVARVFQDPMAGSCAALTIEENMALAAARGRRRGFSLALGGDRRKGFRDRIAALGLGLENRLHDRMGLLSGGQRQAVSLLMATLAGSKILLLDEHTAALDPATADFVLDLTRRIVRDNRLTTLMVTHSMRQALDYGDRTLMLHEGRVVLDVAGEERAGLDVPHLLALFARQRGGAEISDDSLLIG; this is encoded by the coding sequence ATGATCGTCGTCGAGAACATCCACGTCACCTTCGGGCGCGGCACGCCGCTGGAGAAGCACGCGCTGCGCGGCGTCGACCTGACGATCCCGGAAGGGCAGTTCGTCACCGTCATCGGCTCCAACGGCGCCGGGAAATCGACCTTCCTCGGCTCGCTGGCCGGCGACGTGCTGGCGGAGCGGGGCCGTATCGCCATCGACGGCACCGACGTCACCCGCTGGGACACGCCGCGCCGCGCCGGTCTGGTCGCCCGCGTCTTCCAGGACCCGATGGCCGGGAGCTGCGCCGCCCTGACCATCGAGGAGAACATGGCGCTGGCCGCCGCCCGTGGCCGGCGCCGCGGGTTCTCCCTGGCGCTGGGCGGCGACCGCCGCAAGGGCTTCCGCGACCGCATCGCCGCGCTGGGGCTGGGGCTGGAGAACCGCCTGCACGACCGCATGGGGTTGCTGTCCGGCGGCCAGCGCCAGGCGGTCAGCCTGCTGATGGCGACGCTGGCCGGCTCCAAGATCCTGCTGCTGGACGAGCACACCGCGGCACTCGATCCCGCCACCGCCGATTTCGTGCTGGACCTGACCCGGCGCATCGTCCGCGACAACCGGCTGACCACGCTGATGGTCACCCATTCGATGCGCCAGGCGCTGGATTACGGCGACCGCACGCTGATGCTGCACGAGGGCCGGGTCGTCCTCGACGTGGCGGGAGAGGAGCGCGCCGGGCTGGACGTGCCGCATCTGCTGGCGCTGTTCGCCCGGCAGCGCGGCGGGGCGGAGATCAGCGACGACAGCCTGCTGATCGGCTAG
- a CDS encoding monovalent cation:proton antiporter-2 (CPA2) family protein — translation MTLVVLLAAMVVAVPVAKRFGFGAPLGYLAAGLAVGPAGLGLVTNVGAIAHASELGVVMLLFLIGLELRPARLWVMRKSVLGLGGAQVAVTGAAIAGLCIGGLGLAWPTAVVLGFGFALSSTAMALPMMAERGLLANQSGRNAFSILLFQDLAIIPAVALLPLLGNGGVPHADGAWLAVAKAVVAVIVVLIGGRYLLRPIFHAVDRAGAPEIFTATALLIVVGTAVLIEEAGLSMSLGAFMAGVLLSDSEYRHEVQADIEPFEGLLLGLFFVSVGMGADVPTLLAHPVRFLGLAVGLLVVKGLVMLVLARAAGVPWVGSMRMATVLSQGGEFGFVLFGLAAGGGAMTGGQASAAMLVVTLSMLATPFLFAAEERWFAPRLMAGKPKRPFDTPPDENPPVIICGFGRVGQVVGRVLRMRGIPFTALESSAAQVDFVRKFGSKAYYGDPTRVELLRAAGAEKARVLVVALDDMEQSLRVVEMATRHFPNLTIFARARNRRHVHHLMDRGVTHIVRETFESSIRLTGDVLREMGFPEGEVTRMLETFRAHDERTLISQHAVHNDETKLIQTSRDAAEELLSLFEADREGEGSEGGGGREAKGAAKA, via the coding sequence GTGACGTTGGTTGTGTTGCTGGCGGCGATGGTGGTCGCGGTGCCGGTGGCGAAACGCTTCGGGTTCGGGGCGCCGCTCGGCTACCTGGCCGCCGGGCTGGCGGTCGGACCGGCGGGATTGGGGCTGGTCACCAATGTGGGGGCGATCGCCCACGCCTCGGAACTCGGCGTCGTCATGCTGCTGTTCCTGATCGGGCTGGAACTGAGACCCGCCCGCCTGTGGGTCATGCGGAAATCGGTGCTGGGGCTGGGTGGCGCGCAAGTCGCCGTCACCGGTGCCGCGATCGCCGGGCTGTGCATCGGCGGGCTGGGGCTCGCCTGGCCGACCGCCGTGGTGCTGGGGTTCGGCTTCGCCCTGTCCTCCACCGCCATGGCGCTGCCGATGATGGCGGAGCGCGGGCTGCTCGCCAACCAATCCGGGCGCAACGCCTTTTCCATCCTGCTGTTCCAGGATCTGGCGATCATCCCGGCGGTGGCGCTGCTGCCGCTGCTGGGCAATGGCGGCGTGCCGCACGCCGACGGCGCCTGGCTGGCGGTCGCCAAGGCGGTGGTGGCGGTCATTGTGGTGCTGATCGGCGGGCGCTATCTGCTGCGCCCGATCTTCCACGCCGTCGACCGGGCCGGCGCGCCGGAGATCTTCACCGCCACCGCCCTGCTGATCGTGGTCGGCACCGCCGTGCTGATCGAGGAGGCCGGGCTGTCGATGTCGCTGGGCGCCTTCATGGCCGGCGTCCTGCTGTCGGACTCGGAATACCGGCACGAGGTGCAGGCCGATATCGAGCCGTTCGAGGGCCTGTTGCTCGGCCTGTTCTTCGTCTCGGTCGGCATGGGGGCGGATGTGCCGACCCTGCTGGCGCATCCGGTCCGCTTCCTCGGGCTTGCCGTCGGACTGCTGGTGGTGAAGGGGCTGGTCATGCTGGTCCTGGCCCGCGCCGCCGGCGTGCCCTGGGTGGGGTCGATGCGGATGGCGACGGTGCTGAGCCAGGGCGGCGAGTTCGGCTTCGTGCTGTTCGGACTGGCGGCCGGTGGTGGCGCGATGACGGGGGGGCAGGCGTCGGCGGCGATGCTGGTGGTCACGCTGTCCATGCTGGCGACCCCCTTCCTGTTCGCGGCGGAGGAGCGCTGGTTCGCGCCGCGCTTGATGGCGGGGAAGCCCAAGCGTCCCTTCGACACCCCGCCCGACGAGAACCCGCCGGTCATCATCTGCGGTTTCGGCCGGGTCGGGCAGGTGGTCGGCCGCGTGCTGCGCATGCGCGGCATCCCCTTCACCGCGCTGGAGAGCAGCGCCGCCCAGGTCGATTTCGTCCGCAAGTTCGGCAGCAAAGCCTATTACGGCGACCCCACGCGGGTCGAACTGCTGCGCGCCGCCGGGGCGGAGAAGGCCAGGGTGCTGGTGGTGGCGCTCGACGACATGGAGCAGTCGCTGCGGGTGGTGGAGATGGCGACTCGCCATTTCCCCAACCTGACCATCTTCGCCCGCGCCCGCAACCGCCGCCATGTCCACCATCTGATGGACCGTGGCGTCACCCACATCGTGCGCGAGACCTTCGAGTCCAGCATCCGCCTGACCGGCGACGTGCTGCGCGAGATGGGGTTTCCCGAGGGCGAGGTGACGCGGATGCTGGAAACCTTCCGCGCCCATGACGAACGCACCCTGATCAGCCAGCACGCCGTCCACAATGACGAGACCAAGCTGATCCAGACCTCCCGCGATGCCGCCGAAGAGCTTCTGTCGCTGTTCGAGGCGGACCGGGAGGGCGAGGGGAGCGAAGGCGGGGGGGGGCGCGAGGCCAAGGGTGCGGCGAAGGCCTAG
- a CDS encoding FTR1 family iron permease, producing MLASLIIVFREVLEAGLIVGIVLAATQGVVGRGRWIALGIVGGIVGSCIVAAFADGISSLFADTGQELFNATVLLIAVAMLAWHNAWMAQHGRELARDMKAVGQAVRSGDKSLAALAVVIGVAVLREGSEVVLFLTGILASEEGGFATVAAGGLGGMALGALVSVLLYAGLVQIPTRYLFSTTTWLLTLLAAGMAATAVNFLAQGGVLDAGGTVLWDSSGILRDNSLVGQALHVLVGYTDRPTEAQLIAYVGVVAGILLLTRWAAGGPPRKGTRVASPAE from the coding sequence ATGCTCGCCAGTCTGATCATCGTCTTTCGCGAGGTCCTTGAAGCGGGCCTCATCGTCGGCATCGTGCTGGCCGCCACCCAGGGGGTGGTTGGACGCGGCCGCTGGATCGCGCTCGGCATCGTCGGCGGCATCGTCGGCTCCTGCATCGTCGCCGCCTTCGCCGACGGCATCAGTTCGCTGTTCGCCGATACCGGGCAGGAGCTGTTCAACGCCACCGTGCTGCTGATCGCCGTCGCCATGCTGGCCTGGCACAATGCCTGGATGGCCCAGCATGGCCGCGAACTGGCGCGCGACATGAAGGCGGTCGGCCAGGCGGTGCGGAGCGGCGACAAGTCGCTTGCCGCCTTGGCCGTCGTCATCGGTGTCGCCGTGCTGCGCGAAGGGTCGGAGGTCGTGCTGTTCCTGACCGGCATCCTGGCGTCGGAAGAGGGTGGTTTCGCCACCGTGGCCGCCGGCGGGTTGGGCGGCATGGCGTTGGGGGCGCTGGTCTCGGTCCTGCTCTATGCCGGGCTCGTGCAAATTCCGACGCGCTACCTCTTCTCCACCACCACCTGGCTGCTGACCCTGCTGGCCGCCGGCATGGCGGCGACGGCGGTCAATTTCCTGGCCCAGGGCGGCGTTCTGGATGCCGGCGGCACCGTGCTGTGGGACAGCTCGGGCATCCTGCGCGACAACAGCCTTGTCGGGCAGGCGCTGCATGTCCTGGTCGGCTACACCGACCGTCCGACCGAGGCGCAACTGATCGCCTATGTCGGCGTCGTGGCCGGCATCCTGCTGCTGACCCGCTGGGCGGCCGGCGGTCCGCCGCGCAAGGGAACGCGCGTGGCATCCCCGGCCGAATGA
- a CDS encoding cupredoxin domain-containing protein: MRRVPLLSAVCAIALFGATLIHAGPARAEDVVTIVIKDHKFEPAEVRIPANKRVTLLVDNQDATSEEFESGEMKVEKIVGGRKQIKVMVGPLKPGRYPFFGEFHEATAQGAVVAE; the protein is encoded by the coding sequence ATGCGTCGTGTTCCGCTGCTTTCCGCCGTCTGCGCCATCGCCCTGTTTGGCGCGACCCTGATCCATGCCGGTCCCGCGCGGGCCGAGGATGTGGTGACCATCGTCATCAAGGATCACAAGTTCGAGCCGGCCGAGGTCAGGATCCCGGCCAACAAGCGGGTGACTCTGCTGGTCGACAACCAGGACGCCACCTCGGAGGAGTTCGAAAGCGGCGAGATGAAGGTCGAGAAGATCGTCGGCGGCCGCAAGCAGATCAAGGTCATGGTCGGTCCGTTGAAGCCGGGGCGCTATCCCTTCTTCGGCGAATTCCACGAGGCGACGGCGCAAGGCGCCGTGGTCGCCGAGTGA
- a CDS encoding GFA family protein gives MTGDVSGGGAGRGTELSGGCLCGGVRFLLAERPDGVVTCHCSQCRRFHGHFGAYITVPRDTVTFDADGTLSWYRSSSFAERGFCGRCGSSLFWKGDGKREIEIAAGCLDQPTGLTTLCHGYVADKADYYDIADGLEQFAGSSEDE, from the coding sequence ATGACCGGTGACGTAAGCGGCGGCGGTGCCGGACGCGGGACGGAATTGTCCGGAGGATGCCTGTGCGGTGGCGTGCGCTTCCTGCTGGCGGAGCGGCCCGACGGGGTGGTGACCTGCCATTGCAGCCAGTGCCGCCGCTTCCACGGTCATTTCGGCGCCTACATCACCGTGCCGCGCGACACCGTCACCTTCGATGCCGATGGGACGCTGTCCTGGTACCGCTCCTCAAGCTTCGCGGAGCGCGGATTCTGCGGCCGTTGCGGGTCGTCCCTGTTCTGGAAGGGCGACGGCAAGCGGGAGATCGAGATCGCCGCCGGCTGCCTCGACCAGCCGACCGGGCTGACCACGCTGTGTCATGGCTATGTCGCCGACAAGGCCGATTACTATGACATCGCCGATGGGCTGGAACAGTTCGCCGGGTCTTCCGAGGACGAGTAG
- a CDS encoding GFA family protein produces the protein MTGIGNRVWTGGCLCGGVRYAIGIHPEPISFCHCAQCRRQHSHVGAYTGVPRAALRLLTETTLTWYASSDRARRGFCSRCGAGLFWEALHQPDAEGRARITVTAGSLDDASGLRVDRHIFVDRKGAYYDIGDDGVERRTSTARTSTGESVE, from the coding sequence ATGACGGGGATCGGGAACCGGGTTTGGACGGGCGGCTGCCTGTGCGGCGGCGTGCGCTATGCCATCGGCATCCATCCGGAGCCGATCTCCTTCTGTCACTGCGCCCAGTGCAGACGCCAGCACAGCCATGTCGGCGCCTACACCGGCGTGCCGCGTGCGGCGTTGCGTCTGCTCACTGAGACGACGCTGACATGGTATGCCTCCTCCGACCGGGCGCGCCGTGGCTTTTGCAGCCGTTGCGGTGCCGGGCTGTTCTGGGAGGCGCTGCACCAGCCCGATGCCGAGGGGCGCGCGCGCATCACGGTGACCGCCGGCAGCCTGGACGACGCATCGGGGCTCCGGGTCGACCGCCATATCTTCGTCGATCGGAAGGGCGCCTATTACGACATCGGCGATGACGGCGTCGAGCGACGGACCAGCACGGCGCGGACCAGCACGGGGGAGAGCGTGGAATGA
- a CDS encoding DUF1127 domain-containing protein, translating into MTKGTQSSMSGARMFVRKPARAGEGLGDRLAALFDGLATWNERRRQRRALEALPDHLLSDIGISRADADHEAEKPFWRG; encoded by the coding sequence ATGACAAAGGGAACGCAATCGTCGATGTCCGGCGCACGGATGTTCGTTCGCAAGCCGGCGCGCGCGGGCGAGGGCCTGGGCGACCGTCTGGCGGCGCTGTTCGACGGCCTCGCCACCTGGAACGAGCGGCGTAGGCAGCGCCGCGCGCTGGAGGCTCTGCCGGATCACCTGCTGTCGGACATCGGCATCTCGCGTGCCGACGCCGATCATGAGGCCGAAAAGCCGTTCTGGCGCGGCTGA
- a CDS encoding transcriptional regulator GcvA, which yields MSRRLPPLNALRAFEAAARHLSFTKAADELHVTQAAISHQIKALEEWLGLPLFRRMNRALALTEAGQSYLPPVREAMDTLSQATDRLIRADSSGTLTISTMPSFASKWLVPRLMRFQKRHPEMDVRVHSTSQMVDFARHDVDLAIRFGSGLWPDLRVERLLTEDIFPVGHPSLLSGNRPLVNPEDLRHHTLLHDDYNISWAVWCRAAGIEGVDTERGLRFDDSSFTLQAAINGHGIALARGVLVADDIAAGRLVRLFEVRLPGSLAYYVVAPHHYYSRPKVKAFHDWLFEEADAV from the coding sequence ATGTCCCGCCGCCTGCCCCCGCTGAACGCGCTGCGCGCCTTCGAAGCCGCCGCCCGCCATCTTTCCTTTACAAAGGCGGCCGACGAGCTGCATGTGACCCAGGCCGCCATCAGCCACCAGATCAAAGCGCTGGAGGAGTGGCTCGGATTACCGCTGTTTCGCCGAATGAACCGCGCGCTGGCGCTGACAGAAGCCGGGCAGAGCTACCTGCCGCCGGTGCGCGAGGCGATGGACACGCTGTCCCAGGCGACCGACCGGCTGATCCGCGCCGACAGCAGCGGCACCCTGACCATCTCCACCATGCCCAGCTTCGCGTCGAAATGGCTGGTGCCCCGGCTGATGCGCTTCCAGAAACGCCATCCGGAGATGGATGTGCGGGTGCACAGCACGTCGCAGATGGTGGATTTCGCCCGCCACGACGTCGATCTGGCGATCCGCTTCGGCAGCGGCCTCTGGCCCGACCTGCGGGTCGAGCGCCTGCTGACCGAGGACATCTTCCCGGTCGGGCATCCGTCGCTGCTGTCCGGCAACCGGCCGCTGGTCAACCCGGAGGATCTGCGGCATCACACCCTGCTCCACGACGACTACAACATCTCCTGGGCGGTGTGGTGCCGGGCGGCGGGGATCGAGGGGGTGGACACCGAACGCGGCCTGCGCTTCGACGATTCCTCCTTCACCCTCCAGGCGGCGATCAACGGCCACGGCATCGCGCTCGCCCGCGGCGTCCTGGTGGCCGACGACATCGCCGCCGGGCGGCTGGTCCGCCTGTTCGAGGTGCGGCTGCCGGGAAGCCTCGCCTATTACGTGGTGGCGCCACATCACTATTATTCCCGGCCGAAGGTGAAGGCCTTCCACGACTGGCTGTTCGAGGAGGCGGACGCGGTCTGA
- a CDS encoding aspartate carbamoyltransferase catalytic subunit, with product MSANPSPDTVFPHRHLLGIEGLRAGEITRILDLADGYVEQNRRPVKKSTLLDGRTQVNLFFENSTRTRTSFELAGKRLGADVINMSTDSSSVKKGETLIDTAMTLNAMHLDALVVRHTDSGAVKLLADKVNCSVINAGDGHHEHPTQALLDALAIRRRLGRLDGLIVAICGDILHSRVARSNIHLLNAMGARVRCVAPPTLLPSQIERLGVEVHHSMKTGLRDADVVMMLRLQTERMSGQYVPSTREYFYFYGLDYEKLEVAKPDAVIMHPGPMNRGVEIDSEVADDLKRSMILDQVELGVAVRMAVLDLLTRERRQSDLAGVAR from the coding sequence ATGAGCGCGAACCCGTCCCCCGACACGGTCTTCCCGCACCGCCATCTTCTCGGAATCGAGGGACTGCGGGCCGGCGAGATCACCCGGATCCTCGACCTCGCCGATGGCTATGTCGAGCAGAACCGCCGCCCCGTGAAGAAGTCCACCCTGCTGGACGGCCGCACGCAGGTGAACCTGTTCTTCGAGAACTCCACCCGCACCCGCACCAGCTTCGAGCTGGCCGGCAAGCGGCTGGGGGCCGACGTCATCAACATGTCGACCGACAGCAGCTCGGTGAAGAAGGGCGAGACCCTGATCGACACGGCGATGACGCTGAACGCCATGCATCTGGATGCGCTGGTGGTGCGCCACACCGATTCGGGCGCCGTCAAGCTGCTGGCCGACAAGGTCAACTGCTCGGTCATCAATGCCGGCGACGGCCATCACGAACACCCGACCCAAGCCCTGCTCGACGCGCTGGCGATCCGCCGCCGCCTGGGCCGGCTCGACGGGCTGATCGTGGCGATCTGCGGCGACATCCTGCACAGCCGCGTCGCCCGCTCCAACATCCACCTGCTGAACGCCATGGGGGCGCGGGTGCGCTGCGTGGCGCCGCCGACCCTGCTGCCGTCGCAGATCGAACGGCTGGGCGTCGAGGTCCATCATTCGATGAAGACCGGCCTGCGCGACGCCGACGTCGTGATGATGCTGCGCCTGCAAACCGAGCGGATGAGCGGCCAGTATGTCCCCTCGACCCGCGAGTATTTCTACTTCTACGGCCTCGATTACGAGAAGCTGGAGGTGGCGAAGCCCGACGCGGTGATCATGCACCCCGGACCGATGAACCGCGGTGTCGAGATCGACTCGGAGGTCGCCGACGATCTCAAGCGCTCGATGATCCTCGATCAGGTGGAACTGGGCGTGGCGGTGCGCATGGCCGTGCTCGACCTGCTGACCCGTGAACGCCGCCAGTCCGACCTTGCGGGAGTTGCCCGATGA